In Oligoflexia bacterium, a single genomic region encodes these proteins:
- a CDS encoding DUF465 domain-containing protein, whose amino-acid sequence MSLKNTSDLKGHQKLIQSDFQLRKLAKDHQKFEKRLEDLSKQKFLNDHEEIEMKKIQKMKLVLKDQMMKRLSIIN is encoded by the coding sequence ATGTCATTAAAAAACACATCTGACTTAAAAGGACACCAAAAACTCATTCAATCTGATTTTCAGTTGAGAAAACTGGCCAAGGATCATCAAAAATTTGAAAAACGCTTAGAAGACCTATCCAAGCAAAAATTTTTGAATGATCATGAAGAAATTGAAATGAAAAAAATTCAAAAAATGAAGCTGGTTTTAAAAGATCAAATGATGAAACGGTTGTCCATCATAAACTAA
- a CDS encoding tyrosine-type recombinase/integrase, translated as MKGAKAITPLEVEKTLNAFSGKYALRNKALFVLGIKTGLRISEVLSLRIQDIHKDGQILDRIYVQRKNTKGKISGRSIVLNPQAKKAVKTWINQLNASKELDETAYLFSSRKGTNKSISVQQAWNILKEAFDKAGLTGKLSCHTLRKTYAQQIYIKLNRELHLVQAALGHRNINSTIQYLNLNQDRIEEAILSL; from the coding sequence ATGAAAGGAGCCAAGGCCATTACGCCTTTAGAGGTCGAAAAGACTCTGAATGCCTTCTCTGGGAAGTACGCCCTACGAAACAAAGCTCTATTTGTCCTAGGTATCAAAACAGGTCTGCGAATTTCTGAAGTCCTATCTTTACGAATCCAAGACATTCATAAAGATGGCCAAATACTGGATCGAATTTACGTTCAACGCAAAAACACCAAAGGTAAAATCTCGGGTAGATCCATTGTACTCAATCCGCAGGCCAAAAAAGCCGTTAAAACTTGGATCAATCAGCTAAATGCTTCAAAAGAACTGGACGAAACGGCCTATCTTTTCAGTAGCCGAAAAGGCACAAACAAATCCATTAGCGTCCAGCAAGCTTGGAACATTCTCAAAGAGGCATTTGATAAAGCAGGACTTACAGGAAAGCTTAGCTGTCACACGCTCCGCAAAACATATGCTCAACAAATCTACATTAAGCTCAACCGAGAACTTCACCTGGTTCAAGCCGCTCTTGGACATCGCAATATCAACAGTACGATTCAATACCTGAATCTCAATCAAGATCGCATCGAGGAAGCCATACTTTCGCTATGA
- a CDS encoding site-specific integrase, translating into MKTKKKEVAVKGSPNIYKTLYWSEKKSTWVDPKSIRSLRALPFRAVKRLNVNGTSKKFQKKFKTIEEARHWLRQLTETDAIRKKPSELLTFEELVKDWRDYTKPPRLALSTYQSYEKDIQHLKYFSKTKVTDINGEKVTEWLRYVQSDEYPKSELRFTFKRELKVLHTILNWYRETKNDSYVVPITGKHRKNAKFIRRRENEIKHLSQKEAEAALLELKAQSNKIYFYMASLQLFLGLRIGEVCGLDWSCIDDDGQEVRVTVKQTCAWDSKTKHPQLVHNTKNNRIRTLVAPERLANILRELKSKSLGTGLVFQKKGLMYKYNAIQRAYKRAFKAVGVEQLSTHVFRHTFATIFTEQSQDIRATQHYLGHHDLKVTQRYAHYTESVSRKANKLFGFGKEPTQTSE; encoded by the coding sequence ATGAAAACCAAAAAGAAAGAGGTCGCAGTAAAAGGAAGTCCAAACATCTACAAGACCTTATACTGGTCAGAGAAAAAAAGCACTTGGGTAGACCCAAAAAGTATCCGCTCATTAAGAGCCCTGCCCTTTAGAGCTGTCAAAAGATTAAACGTCAATGGCACGTCAAAAAAGTTTCAGAAAAAATTCAAAACCATCGAAGAAGCTCGGCATTGGTTGCGTCAACTCACAGAGACAGATGCCATACGAAAAAAACCCAGTGAACTTTTAACATTTGAAGAACTGGTCAAAGATTGGCGGGACTATACAAAACCTCCTCGACTGGCCCTTTCGACCTATCAGTCATATGAGAAAGACATTCAACACCTGAAATATTTTAGTAAAACCAAGGTTACAGATATCAATGGTGAGAAAGTTACCGAGTGGCTACGATATGTACAGTCCGACGAATACCCTAAGAGTGAGCTACGATTTACCTTTAAGCGAGAACTCAAAGTACTGCATACCATTCTTAATTGGTATCGAGAGACCAAAAATGATTCCTATGTTGTTCCGATTACTGGAAAGCACCGAAAGAACGCTAAATTCATTAGGCGACGTGAAAACGAGATCAAACATCTCTCCCAAAAAGAAGCTGAAGCAGCCCTGCTCGAACTAAAGGCGCAATCCAACAAAATCTATTTCTACATGGCAAGCCTCCAGCTGTTTCTGGGTCTTCGAATTGGAGAAGTCTGTGGATTGGATTGGTCATGCATCGATGACGACGGACAAGAAGTAAGGGTGACTGTAAAACAAACATGCGCATGGGATAGCAAAACCAAGCACCCTCAACTTGTTCACAATACCAAAAATAATCGTATCCGAACTTTGGTTGCCCCTGAACGATTGGCAAATATACTCAGAGAACTCAAATCCAAAAGCTTGGGAACTGGATTGGTATTTCAGAAGAAGGGCCTGATGTATAAATACAATGCGATTCAAAGAGCTTATAAACGTGCGTTTAAAGCCGTTGGCGTAGAGCAGCTATCAACTCACGTATTCAGGCATACGTTTGCCACGATTTTCACAGAACAAAGTCAAGACATCCGAGCAACTCAACACTATCTCGGACATCATGACTTAAAAGTAACGCAAAGATATGCCCACTACACTGAGTCCGTTTCACGCAAAGCAAACAAGCTTTTTGGATTTGGTAAAGAGCCTACTCAAACAAGCGAATAA
- a CDS encoding thiolase family protein: MNTKKIALIDGLRTPFAKAGTALAKTSAQHLGALVSKELLYRTNITHDIIDEVIFGCVAQPMNAANISRVIALMAGFDENISAYTVARNCASGMQSLASGIDQIQAGHAQIVLAGGTESMSQIPLIFPPSMADWLSILARAKTPLQKLGALTRFRPSMLKPIIGLLEGLKDPFCGLSMGQTAEILANEFNITRQEQDQFALQSHHKTAAAIKSGFYKDEIMPVWLEGQKDLLSQDIGPRPEQTLEALQKLKPYFDRKHGSVTVGNSCPITDGAAAVILASEEAVEKHKLKPLAWIKSYAFAGVDPKRMGLGPVAASSKVLELANMKLSQMDYIEINEAFAAQVLSVLKIFEQPNLAEHIANKDVLDGFKRDRVNVHGGAIAMGHPVGTSGTRIVLTLAKTLQQQNAKYGLASLCIGGGQGGAMIVERA, encoded by the coding sequence ATGAACACAAAAAAAATTGCCTTGATTGATGGCTTAAGAACGCCTTTTGCAAAAGCTGGGACTGCCCTAGCAAAAACATCTGCACAGCACTTAGGAGCCCTTGTCAGTAAAGAGTTGCTCTATAGAACAAATATTACGCATGACATTATTGATGAAGTTATTTTTGGTTGTGTGGCGCAACCGATGAACGCAGCTAATATTTCTCGTGTCATTGCATTGATGGCAGGTTTTGATGAAAATATTTCTGCATACACCGTTGCCAGAAACTGTGCTTCTGGCATGCAATCTTTGGCTTCTGGCATTGATCAAATTCAAGCGGGGCATGCACAAATAGTGCTTGCCGGTGGTACTGAATCCATGTCGCAAATCCCACTGATTTTTCCACCCAGTATGGCGGATTGGCTAAGTATTTTAGCCCGCGCCAAGACCCCTTTACAAAAACTGGGCGCCCTCACCCGTTTTAGACCCTCTATGCTTAAACCCATTATTGGTTTATTGGAAGGTCTTAAAGATCCATTTTGCGGACTCAGCATGGGACAAACCGCTGAAATCCTTGCCAATGAATTTAACATTACACGACAAGAGCAAGATCAATTTGCTTTACAAAGCCATCATAAAACAGCTGCTGCCATTAAGAGTGGTTTTTATAAAGATGAAATCATGCCCGTGTGGTTAGAAGGCCAAAAAGATTTACTCAGTCAGGACATTGGTCCTAGACCAGAACAGACCCTAGAAGCATTACAAAAATTAAAACCCTACTTTGACCGTAAACATGGCAGTGTTACGGTGGGCAACAGTTGTCCTATCACCGATGGTGCTGCTGCTGTTATTCTTGCCAGTGAAGAAGCGGTTGAAAAACATAAACTTAAACCCTTGGCTTGGATTAAAAGTTATGCCTTTGCCGGCGTTGACCCTAAACGCATGGGGCTTGGCCCGGTTGCTGCCAGCAGCAAAGTTTTGGAACTTGCCAATATGAAACTGAGTCAAATGGATTACATTGAAATCAATGAAGCCTTTGCTGCGCAAGTTTTATCCGTGCTAAAAATATTTGAACAACCCAACTTGGCAGAACACATTGCCAACAAAGATGTTTTGGATGGTTTTAAAAGAGACCGCGTTAATGTTCATGGTGGTGCTATTGCTATGGGGCATCCGGTGGGAACATCCGGTACAAGAATTGTTTTAACCTTAGCAAAAACATTGCAACAGCAAAACGCAAAGTATGGCTTGGCAAGCTTGTGTATTGGTGGTGGTCAAGGTGGCGCTATGATTGTAGAGAGAGCTTAA
- a CDS encoding helix-turn-helix domain-containing protein produces the protein MHKNQENQDFTEEQIDFLAEPYAEAFEEYTACEPWKIPTKITERLENCKTKLTVKELALHLGVAEKTIRDWVYKEAVPVVRVGRSVRFNPRDIKNWLDERTVFPA, from the coding sequence ATGCATAAAAACCAAGAAAACCAAGATTTCACTGAAGAACAAATCGACTTCCTAGCAGAGCCATATGCTGAAGCATTCGAGGAATATACGGCCTGTGAACCATGGAAGATTCCAACCAAGATCACTGAGCGCTTAGAAAACTGCAAAACGAAGTTAACTGTGAAGGAATTGGCACTCCATCTGGGCGTTGCAGAAAAAACCATTCGAGACTGGGTCTACAAAGAAGCTGTGCCCGTGGTTCGAGTCGGTCGTTCTGTTCGATTCAATCCCAGGGATATCAAAAACTGGCTGGATGAAAGGACGGTGTTTCCAGCATGA
- a CDS encoding 3-hydroxyacyl-CoA dehydrogenase NAD-binding domain-containing protein, with amino-acid sequence MVQKKNKDIDLSINKANIALIGLDTQDKSVNIITDDFVKQFNAILDQVEQQKSLKGLVVYSKKPGQFIAGADLTQILAISDTQVAFEKSRQGQMLMQRIEDLSIPSVAAIDGTCLGGGLELAMACSYRIASDTSKTQMALPEVQIGILPGWGGTQRLPKLIGLTSALDVILTGKRIDAKKAYRMQLVDDVLPQTQLLDFAQRLILEGKHILPKKKKPSLTEKVMLVLQNNAAFRQKVIYPKAKSSILKNTQGFYPAPLTALEVIEKTYQKRSSIPYDIEAQGLAKLLSSDVCKYLVQLFLDIEAKKKVEFTSKASTIKEVAVLGAGVMGGGLAQLFAHKNYHVRLKDIQSHALSKAMSIANKLFSQLQKRKKISEQEKIQKLLNISPSLEYAGLAKADFVLEAVVENMEIKKSVFDDVVKVAHNDAIIASNTSALSINEMSKSVKKSGQFIGMHFFNPVHKMPLVEIIPASKTTQKTLATTYKLALSLGKTPVIVQDSPGFLVNRILGIYLNEALQMAHEGINIAVIDKAIEKFGMPMGPFELLDEVGIDVGYKVGTFLKSQFDYFPAAAKEIEKMIDKNLLGKKSGQGFYLHKQKKQLNKNIPFAQNLSKLSSQVIQQRLIFVMLNEAARCLEAKIVETARDIDIAMILGTGFPPFRGGLCAYAKSIGLETLNKELKIMSLKHGPQFEPNSHLKDLIKSASV; translated from the coding sequence ATGGTGCAGAAAAAAAACAAGGATATTGATCTCAGCATTAACAAAGCAAACATTGCTTTGATTGGCTTAGATACTCAAGACAAAAGTGTTAATATTATTACCGATGATTTTGTAAAACAGTTCAATGCAATTCTTGATCAAGTAGAACAACAAAAATCTTTAAAAGGGCTGGTTGTTTACAGTAAAAAACCCGGTCAGTTTATTGCTGGCGCAGATCTTACCCAAATTTTAGCAATTTCAGATACGCAAGTTGCCTTTGAAAAATCACGTCAGGGCCAAATGTTAATGCAACGGATAGAAGATCTTAGCATCCCTTCTGTTGCTGCTATTGATGGAACCTGTCTGGGAGGCGGGCTAGAGTTGGCTATGGCTTGCAGTTATAGAATTGCCAGTGATACCAGCAAAACTCAAATGGCTTTACCAGAAGTCCAAATTGGTATTTTACCCGGTTGGGGCGGCACCCAACGTTTGCCTAAACTCATTGGTTTAACCTCAGCCTTGGATGTTATTTTAACCGGCAAACGCATTGATGCAAAAAAAGCCTATCGTATGCAATTGGTGGACGATGTATTACCACAAACGCAACTTTTAGACTTTGCGCAACGATTGATTCTTGAAGGAAAACACATTCTTCCTAAAAAGAAAAAACCTTCTTTGACTGAAAAGGTGATGCTTGTTTTACAAAACAACGCTGCCTTTAGACAAAAAGTCATTTATCCTAAAGCCAAAAGCAGTATTTTAAAAAACACTCAAGGCTTTTACCCTGCCCCCTTGACTGCGCTAGAAGTGATAGAAAAAACTTACCAAAAAAGATCCAGTATCCCCTATGACATTGAGGCCCAAGGTTTAGCTAAACTATTAAGCTCTGATGTTTGTAAATATTTGGTTCAGTTATTTTTGGATATTGAAGCCAAGAAAAAAGTAGAGTTTACCAGTAAAGCCTCAACTATTAAAGAAGTTGCCGTCTTAGGTGCTGGTGTGATGGGCGGTGGCCTTGCCCAATTGTTTGCCCACAAAAATTATCACGTTCGTTTAAAAGACATTCAGTCCCATGCTTTAAGCAAAGCCATGAGCATTGCTAATAAATTATTTTCGCAATTGCAAAAGCGTAAAAAAATAAGTGAACAGGAAAAAATTCAAAAACTACTGAATATCTCTCCTAGTCTAGAATACGCTGGTTTAGCAAAAGCTGACTTTGTTTTGGAAGCCGTGGTTGAAAACATGGAGATTAAAAAATCTGTTTTTGATGACGTGGTAAAGGTTGCCCATAATGACGCTATTATTGCCAGCAATACCTCTGCGCTTTCCATCAATGAAATGAGTAAGAGTGTTAAAAAATCTGGTCAGTTTATTGGTATGCATTTTTTTAACCCTGTGCACAAAATGCCTTTGGTTGAAATTATTCCGGCCAGCAAAACCACACAAAAAACTTTGGCCACCACTTACAAGCTTGCTTTATCCTTGGGCAAAACACCGGTGATTGTTCAAGACAGTCCTGGTTTTTTGGTGAATCGTATTTTGGGTATTTATCTCAATGAAGCCTTACAAATGGCGCATGAAGGCATTAATATTGCCGTGATTGATAAAGCCATTGAAAAATTTGGTATGCCCATGGGGCCTTTTGAATTGTTAGATGAAGTAGGCATTGATGTGGGTTACAAAGTAGGAACTTTTTTAAAAAGCCAGTTTGATTATTTTCCAGCGGCTGCCAAAGAAATAGAAAAGATGATTGATAAGAATTTGCTGGGCAAAAAATCAGGTCAGGGCTTTTATTTGCACAAGCAAAAAAAGCAGCTCAACAAAAACATTCCTTTTGCACAAAACTTATCTAAATTATCCAGCCAAGTGATTCAACAACGCTTGATCTTTGTCATGCTTAATGAAGCTGCTCGTTGTCTTGAAGCAAAAATCGTTGAGACTGCCAGAGATATTGATATTGCCATGATTTTAGGCACAGGTTTCCCACCGTTTAGAGGTGGCTTGTGTGCTTATGCTAAAAGCATAGGCCTAGAGACTTTAAACAAAGAACTCAAAATCATGTCTTTAAAACACGGTCCACAGTTTGAACCCAACAGTCATTTAAAAGACCTGATTAAATCTGCTAGCGTTTAA
- a CDS encoding M28 family peptidase yields MFKHLHFYSLVVLSLLLVACNKEKTLYKQLYKDSQEITQKIIDCGPRTVNSPGHKKVQDYIETYLKQHQIALEKLTFTADTPKGPIPMTNLRYKIAGQQAKYPSILLSAHYDSKIFAGKEFLGVNDAATSVALILALTPIIQKLDLPYVVEVVFFDGEEAIVEWVGKDNLYGSRHFAMNHVPSAKIAYAILLDMISDKDLNLVRAHASDPSLSALYKKVLTDMQWEHVLDKKLSFIQDDHLSLIRAGIPTLLIMDFSFGGPSAPGTFWHTEQDNLENVSFENTAKVGQVVLRMLDHFKNNMGQQAAKP; encoded by the coding sequence ATGTTTAAACATCTTCATTTTTACAGTTTGGTTGTTCTTTCCCTGTTGCTTGTGGCCTGTAACAAAGAAAAAACCCTCTACAAACAGCTTTACAAAGACAGTCAAGAGATCACCCAAAAAATCATTGATTGCGGCCCTAGAACGGTCAATAGCCCAGGGCATAAGAAGGTGCAAGACTACATTGAGACTTATTTAAAACAGCATCAAATTGCTTTAGAAAAGCTTACATTCACAGCAGATACGCCCAAAGGGCCCATTCCCATGACCAACTTGCGCTATAAAATTGCTGGTCAACAGGCCAAGTACCCCAGTATTCTTTTGTCCGCGCACTATGACAGTAAAATTTTTGCCGGCAAGGAGTTTTTGGGCGTCAATGATGCCGCCACCTCTGTGGCTTTAATTTTAGCCCTAACCCCTATCATTCAAAAACTGGACTTGCCCTATGTGGTGGAAGTGGTGTTTTTTGATGGAGAAGAAGCCATTGTTGAGTGGGTGGGCAAAGATAACTTGTATGGCAGCCGCCACTTTGCCATGAATCACGTTCCGTCAGCCAAGATTGCTTATGCCATTTTATTGGACATGATCAGTGATAAAGATTTAAATTTGGTCAGAGCCCATGCCTCAGACCCTTCCTTAAGTGCATTGTACAAAAAAGTTTTAACCGACATGCAGTGGGAGCATGTCTTGGATAAAAAACTGTCTTTTATTCAGGATGATCACTTGTCTTTGATTAGAGCGGGTATTCCTACCTTGCTAATCATGGATTTTAGCTTTGGTGGGCCCAGTGCACCGGGAACATTTTGGCATACAGAGCAAGATAACCTAGAAAACGTCAGCTTTGAAAACACCGCCAAAGTGGGGCAGGTGGTGTTAAGAATGCTGGATCATTTTAAAAACAACATGGGCCAGCAAGCAGCCAAGCCTTAA
- a CDS encoding zinc dependent phospholipase C family protein: protein MLLLIKNIFVCIVIVSIVGIDNAWAWGPATHLHYGYEILSQLHLLPTAMAELLNRYPKVYLYGTISADIVLAKKFGKDFQHCHHWHNGFSLLDYANSEREQAFVWGYLSHLAADCISHNCFVPSHMVLSYDKKFLNHMYWELRFDQMLTNEKILDLFKELSEGDFEDCDALFEKHIQVRVMDFSFNKKVFQKILVLQGVKQWQNMLQKMQNSDRWQLSPETVQDYCDRSLNAVQDLLNFKQNAAILEHDPRGVDKHKLAGQYRKQMRLAFNVQEHDVYAKVKELEQL, encoded by the coding sequence ATGTTATTATTAATAAAAAATATATTTGTATGTATTGTAATTGTAAGCATAGTGGGCATTGACAACGCTTGGGCTTGGGGACCGGCAACCCATTTGCATTATGGTTATGAAATTTTAAGTCAGTTGCATCTTTTGCCTACAGCCATGGCGGAGTTGCTTAACCGTTACCCCAAAGTGTATTTGTATGGAACCATCAGTGCAGATATTGTTTTGGCCAAAAAGTTTGGTAAAGATTTTCAGCACTGTCACCATTGGCATAATGGTTTTTCTTTGTTGGACTACGCCAACTCTGAGAGAGAGCAAGCCTTTGTCTGGGGTTACTTATCGCACTTGGCAGCAGACTGTATCAGTCATAATTGTTTTGTTCCCAGCCATATGGTTTTATCCTACGATAAAAAATTTCTTAACCACATGTATTGGGAGCTGCGTTTTGACCAAATGCTGACCAATGAAAAAATTTTAGATCTGTTTAAAGAGTTAAGTGAAGGTGACTTTGAAGACTGTGATGCCTTATTTGAAAAACATATTCAAGTCAGGGTGATGGACTTTTCATTCAATAAAAAAGTGTTTCAAAAAATACTTGTTCTTCAAGGCGTTAAACAGTGGCAAAACATGCTGCAAAAAATGCAAAACAGTGATCGTTGGCAATTGTCTCCAGAAACGGTTCAAGACTATTGTGATCGTTCTCTTAATGCTGTGCAAGATTTGTTAAATTTTAAACAAAACGCTGCCATCTTAGAGCATGACCCTAGAGGTGTAGACAAGCATAAGCTTGCTGGCCAGTATAGAAAACAAATGCGCTTAGCATTTAATGTCCAAGAGCATGATGTCTATGCCAAAGTCAAAGAGTTAGAGCAACTGTAA
- a CDS encoding AAA family ATPase, translating into MLTSSPQSIIGLTGTNASGKGAAALFLTEHGYDFYSLSDVLRETMAKQGIMESRLAFIDIGTQLRQEHGVDVLAKKTIEKIEQNPSKKIVVDSFRHPSEVELFKKTYANFILLCIDAPVELRFERAKKRGRAENADTLEQFIHNETLESSNNQQAQQLNATLALADHTLINQDNLADLHQQLTAFLP; encoded by the coding sequence TTGTTAACGTCATCTCCTCAATCCATCATAGGCTTAACCGGCACCAATGCCTCTGGCAAAGGTGCCGCTGCTCTTTTTTTAACCGAACACGGTTATGATTTTTATTCCTTGTCCGATGTCCTGCGTGAGACCATGGCTAAGCAAGGTATTATGGAATCTCGTTTGGCGTTTATTGATATTGGAACTCAACTGCGCCAAGAGCACGGCGTGGATGTGCTTGCCAAAAAAACCATAGAAAAAATTGAACAAAACCCAAGTAAAAAAATTGTGGTGGATTCTTTTAGACATCCCAGTGAAGTAGAACTGTTTAAAAAAACCTATGCTAACTTTATTTTATTGTGCATTGATGCGCCGGTTGAACTGCGGTTTGAGCGGGCTAAAAAAAGAGGCCGGGCAGAAAATGCTGATACCTTAGAACAATTCATACACAATGAAACCTTAGAATCTTCAAACAATCAACAAGCGCAGCAGCTTAACGCCACGCTAGCCCTGGCTGACCATACCTTAATCAACCAAGACAATTTGGCTGACCTGCATCAACAACTCACTGCTTTTTTACCTTAA
- a CDS encoding M23 family metallopeptidase yields MLQIQCNTCQHSFEAPISKPGELSYQKCQNVFTMSYGIKLPCPKCKTILKLQRVSENSALGLAAAEEQSNTQEKTQLVSLDSLKAAVNDGLEPPKTKKVKIKVNVDPKKPLTDPKTAQIPEIISEKTKVKPFKILPQLLQKNQDFKLELKSNTSSKFSLNSNHLLSFAIGLCVLTLSLFVFSLFKEKPLQVEDQSIERRVSQKTVESSKLEKTNHADSLLDAPSIHDNPADSQETLSQDNTDAEQASAQQDINGQVADNSIGVPQSDAATPPDTQNNSSTEQTQSSEATTETASHSLEEDEEMMELDQSPSSASEPTSSNQEQSPIDISQDDKPENFQGGLEESMDVKDEVLSYETFQVDTQRYKKNLLHLPELNSLTSSYGVRLDPFTHKLAFHGGLDFKGKTGDPVKAALSGQVKFAGKKGRYGNVLIITHANGYESRYAHLSEISVKKGDAVNKGDVVAKVGSTGRSTGPHLHFELLKDNKKLDPLTVTLTLNE; encoded by the coding sequence ATGTTACAGATACAATGCAACACATGTCAGCACAGCTTTGAAGCTCCCATCAGCAAGCCTGGTGAGTTGAGCTATCAAAAGTGCCAAAACGTTTTTACCATGAGTTATGGGATTAAATTGCCCTGTCCAAAATGTAAAACCATTCTTAAATTACAAAGAGTATCTGAAAACAGCGCTTTGGGATTGGCTGCAGCAGAAGAACAAAGCAATACTCAGGAAAAAACCCAGTTGGTGAGCTTAGATAGCTTAAAAGCCGCTGTCAATGATGGACTTGAGCCGCCAAAAACCAAAAAAGTTAAGATTAAGGTTAATGTGGACCCTAAAAAGCCCCTGACTGACCCAAAAACTGCGCAAATCCCTGAAATTATTTCAGAAAAAACCAAGGTTAAACCTTTTAAAATTTTACCGCAGCTTTTACAAAAAAATCAGGACTTTAAACTTGAATTAAAAAGCAACACCTCCAGCAAGTTTAGTTTAAACAGCAATCATTTATTGAGTTTTGCCATTGGCCTGTGTGTTTTAACCTTAAGTTTGTTTGTTTTTTCTTTATTCAAAGAAAAACCCTTACAGGTTGAAGATCAGAGCATTGAGCGCCGTGTAAGCCAGAAAACCGTTGAGAGTTCAAAGCTTGAAAAAACCAACCATGCAGACAGCCTATTAGATGCGCCAAGTATTCATGATAACCCTGCAGACAGCCAAGAAACATTAAGCCAAGATAATACTGATGCAGAACAAGCTTCTGCCCAGCAAGATATCAATGGTCAAGTGGCGGATAATAGCATAGGTGTTCCACAATCCGATGCAGCTACCCCGCCTGACACTCAAAATAACAGCTCAACAGAGCAAACACAAAGCTCTGAAGCCACTACTGAAACTGCTTCTCACTCTTTAGAAGAAGATGAGGAAATGATGGAACTGGATCAATCCCCCAGCAGCGCAAGCGAGCCTACAAGCTCTAATCAAGAACAATCTCCCATAGATATCAGTCAAGATGACAAGCCTGAAAATTTCCAAGGGGGTCTTGAAGAAAGCATGGATGTCAAAGATGAAGTGTTAAGTTATGAAACTTTTCAGGTTGATACCCAACGTTACAAGAAAAACCTTTTACACCTACCTGAACTCAACTCCCTCACCTCTTCTTATGGGGTGCGTTTAGACCCCTTCACCCACAAATTAGCGTTTCATGGTGGTTTGGACTTTAAAGGTAAAACGGGAGATCCAGTTAAAGCTGCACTGAGTGGTCAAGTTAAGTTTGCGGGTAAAAAAGGCCGTTATGGTAATGTTTTGATTATCACACATGCCAATGGCTACGAGTCACGCTACGCGCACTTGTCAGAAATTTCAGTAAAAAAAGGTGATGCTGTTAACAAAGGCGATGTTGTTGCTAAAGTGGGCAGTACTGGACGCTCTACTGGACCGCATTTGCATTTTGAGTTGTTAAAAGACAACAAGAAACTTGACCCTTTGACGGTGACCTTAACCCTCAATGAGTAA